From the Myxococcaceae bacterium JPH2 genome, the window CCCGCCCTCCAGCGCGCGCTGGAGGCGGTGCATCCAGACAATCCCGCCGACCTCTGGGCCCTCACCGCGCTCGACCGTCGCTTGGAGGCCTGGGCGCGCGCCGCGCCGGGAGCGTGAAGCCCCCAGCGCGAGATGCCTCACTCAGCCCAGCTGCGCGACGCGCGGAACCTTGGGCCCGAGCACGTCGCGGAGCGCATCCGCCACGGTGTGCGTGGGACGCCAACCCAGCGCGCGCAGCTTGTCCGGCGCACCCACCAGGCTCGGGATGTCCGAGGGGCGCAGCCGCGCGGGATCCAACTCGATGCGCGCGTCGACACCCGCGAGCACGAGCATCTCCTCGAGCAGGCTCCGGATGGTGCGGCCCTCGCCCGAGCAGATGTTGTACGACTGGCCCGGCACGCCGCTCGTGAGCAGCACCCGGTACGCCTCCACCACGTCCTTCACGTGGGAGAAGTCGCGGATGGCGTCGAGGTTGCCCGTGCGCAGCACCGGATCCACGGTGCCCAGCGCGATGGCGCGAATCTGCGCCGCGAAGGACGGCACCACGAAGGTGGGGTCCTGCCCCGCGCCCAGGTGGTTGAAGGGCCGGGCCTGCACCACCTCCATGCCGTAGCTGCGGTGGAACTGCTCGCCGGCCAGCTCCGCCGCCGTCTTCGAGGCCGCGTACGGACTCAGGGGCACCTGGGGATGGGCCTCGGTGGCGCGCGTGCCCTCGCGGACGGGGCCATACACCTCGCCCGAGCCCACCAGCAGCACGCGGGCCTTGGGCGCGCTCTCGCGCAGGGCGGTCAGCAGGTGCACCACGCCCAGCGTGTTCACGGCGAACACGCGGGAGGGGTTCTGGTGGCTCTTGGCCACCGAGCTGAAGCCCGCCAGATGGATGACGGCCTCGGGCTTCACCTCGGCCACGGCCTCCCGCACCGCGGCCTCGTCCGCCACGTCGAAGTGGAGGGCCGTGCTGTTGATGCCCTCACCTCGAGGCCCGTGGGCCTCCACCACCTCGTCGCCGGCCGCGCGCAGTGCGCCGCACATGTGCCGCCCGACGAAGCCATCCGCTCCGGTGACCAGAATGCGCATCTACCGCTGCCCCGCCTTCACGCGCTCCAGGTCCGCGTCCACCATCATCTCCACGAGCTGCTTGAAGCGCACGGTGGGCTCCCAGCCCAGCTTCTTCTTCGCCTTGGCGTAGTCGCCGATGAGCAGGTCCACCTCCGCGGGGCGCACGAAGGCCGGGTCGATGTGCACGTGCTTCTGCCAGTCGAGCCCCACGCGCCCGAAGGCGATCTCCACC encodes:
- a CDS encoding GDP-mannose 4,6-dehydratase codes for the protein MRILVTGADGFVGRHMCGALRAAGDEVVEAHGPRGEGINSTALHFDVADEAAVREAVAEVKPEAVIHLAGFSSVAKSHQNPSRVFAVNTLGVVHLLTALRESAPKARVLLVGSGEVYGPVREGTRATEAHPQVPLSPYAASKTAAELAGEQFHRSYGMEVVQARPFNHLGAGQDPTFVVPSFAAQIRAIALGTVDPVLRTGNLDAIRDFSHVKDVVEAYRVLLTSGVPGQSYNICSGEGRTIRSLLEEMLVLAGVDARIELDPARLRPSDIPSLVGAPDKLRALGWRPTHTVADALRDVLGPKVPRVAQLG